The genomic DNA aaattatatctatatgtacACGTGTATCGTAAACCATAAAACAATCGTTTCTTATCTGAACAATAgtaaatttcaacttttttcaaaaaggaatttattcttgaaacattattgattttatttcaatgctGAAATGATGAAATCGAGGAAGGCGGTGACCCTAGTATAGACTCCAGGAAATCCGGGTTCAGCACATTTATAACCATAGGATACAACTcctatttgataataataccAATGTTGCGGTAACATTAAAGGGCCTCCGCTATCACCctgaaatgattataaaaataaaatttgatcaaaagagaaacaaataatctttaatcttataattgattatatattttataatgctttaaataataaatgatagttaaagatataaaaaaagaaaagataaaattcaaatacctGACAAGCATCTTTTCCACCTTGTCTGTATGCAGCGCATAATACACGATTATCGATCTCAGCGGctttaaatttggaataagCTTGTTTGCATTGTTCATTGTTGATTACTGGTAACTGTATCTCTAATAATATATCGCTAGCTGGTCCTCCTGTAtaaagatgaagaaataatttgaaattagaattatttaataattataataaaagtgaTTTTAATTACGGGTTTCAGTTGATCCCCATCCAGCAACGAAGGGATAGTTTCGAACGAAGTTATTGTTTCGAAGATTATCTTCTACAGGAAGACAAATGGGATATacatattctgaaaaaaataataatgaaaactaaaatatttaattggaaaaattcaaaagagaaGTGtagaatttgtaattaaatcattagaaattttaaatagatcttagaaaatagaaagatttttttcgttaaagatatatatatctttaatatttttttaatttgcttttataatttttaatatttaatatctatttgagacaaaataataattgtaaaaaatattatttagatttaccTGTAAATTGTACATCTTGTGCCAATCTGAGAACGGCAATATCGTTTACAAATGTCGTAGTACTATAATCAGGATGTATCAATTTATCTTCGATTTCTACTTGAATAGGATGAGCACCATCATCATCTCGTGATAAATCTAAATCTCCGATACGAACTACATATAAATCCTTACGAACTGCGCAATGCGCCGCAGTTAGAACGTGTCTAGCCGATATCAAGGAACCTCCACATAGCCATCTTGGTTGCGAAGGGTTCAAAGAACTACGAAAACCTAATACAGTAAGCCAGGGCCAAgcaccttaaaaaaaaaaaaatatgataagtaatttcaaataactttcctttgaatgaattataaaataatcaactaaaaattattttcgatttcataTACAAtcggataatttttatttaatcagataattttcgaatatttcaattttttcattttcaacttGAActccaattataataattattaataaattataattaataaataataaataagttattttgttatccaataaaaattattaaattgcttatataaaataaaaaaagatcaatatgaataagataatatttataatgcatACCAAGTTTAGCTGGAATACCACCAACTACTCTTGTGTGACTGATATTATTGAAACCACATTGTGGTGGTAACAAGGGTCCATacgaattttctctttctattttgcTCTCTCTGCCTGAATTCTTTGGGCAGCAAACGAATGGATCGTTATTTTCATACCTGCACAGAGATTGCTTAAGGtagtttttaacttttaagcCTTCCTTTTCTAACAATGTTATCAAAAATTGGCAGCTTCTGAGATTGATGCATACGCCTTCTTCTTGATTCGGTGTTGTGCATTGATCTGAAATTTTATGCTTGAAATAAAGCGtcgaatcaaattaaaattttgtttcattaagaaaattttatcaaaagttattttgagaatttttgaagaattctgaaaaataaatccaataatataactattgaaattcgaaatgaataaaaccctgataattttttacattaaatcgtcatctgaaatatttttatatattttaaaacctatttcattttaaatgatcGATCATATGTTATTTAGATCATATTGTAAATACGAATAGCAAGAAAGTGTAATCTcatgaaatatgaaacaaatttttagaattaaaacgtatacatctattattaattgtaataacaatataGAAGTTTTGatgtttatatgataaattattagataaaattattttatcttaccatatttaaatataaaataaatttcaaagtaatataatcataaaagatatttttgcgagcaagaatatcaatttttaaatgatgttTTATTATCATCGGCAACGATTGATTTCTCAGAAAATAGTtcgagaatataatatttgcgtTTTCAGTTACATAATTTCTTATGAAAAACATTAGTCAGATTGTTAATTTCCgatcgaatttgaaattaataatgaatgattAACATATTTTAGTGCGATTCCGTGAAACACGAGGTAGTAGTCAATGCGTTGTTTAATGATATCATAGTTTTTATAATGCAATTATATGAAACgagaataataacaatgaatttCATCATCAGCTAGAATCTTTTTAGAAACAAGACTTTATTGATATCTTAAAATCTTGTAAATATAACGTAACGAAATTActacttgaaaattattatttttctttactgaACTAGTTACGTATTACTAAATGCAAATTAGTAGAGGCATAAcagatcaataaaaaatttatagcttTATTAATAGGTTTGGAATCCATGCttcaatgatttataatttatatttgagatcaaatgataatattgagaggatgaaattaatttataatatcaaataatataaattatctatattgttAATCTTCaagttatatgatataatttaataatataaattttgactttttttttataggtcaGAATTCGTTatgaaagatttcttttcataGTTGAAATGTAACCTTGATTATGCGTCATCGATTACTCAATCTTTTAAGTAAAATGAATTTCCAtgtgattcatttttttcttaattttcaagtaacataataacaataataataataataatcaattgaaatgatgtttaattattacacttagataaaaaatctatcttgTATGAGAAaaactttgatttttattttataattttgttaaaaaaaaaatgaatctttggcttaaatttcaaataacatatcttattaatatttttctttaaaattaaaaaaattttagagataacgataagataattaaaaaatatttatagatgacgacatttatttctaaaatatgaacatatgaatttttattttattattttattattttattatttttattttattatcatcttattatgtaaattattgattttcatttgaaattattctttattgttaaataatatattatattttatagctcgagtattgataaatttaaaaaaaaaattccattaaccGAGAGAAGGAAGTAATTTTAgtgttaaaagttaaatttacaaatcgtTAACTTCATGAAACTTTACATTTTTAgcactttgaaaaaaagaaacgaacgagTTCATTCGATTTTTATGTTGTCACGTgtaattccttttttcacagataaatatcaaaagtatattttccaattttgaaaGTATTCGAAGGTTACATGACGCGAATATGTAGGAATTtcaagtacaaaaaaaaacttgaaacaCAAACCTTGAGCATATACCACGTGAATTAATGGTTGCAGAAGACCAATTAACGTCAGACACACAATCAACATCTTGCActtgattattattctaaaataagaaataattgagtcaaattgagaaaatattgtaattgataataaaagaaagacttggatcgtattataaatttaatagcatTATAAACTATTGTGCTTTATTGTGCTGAAaacaaatgtaattatttgacAATAGAACTATTGACTTGTAATACATATTTGTAAATGTATCacatatagataattatatttaaagtagtaatgaagataaatgtatttctatttaaataaaaattatttttaattttgctgaaagcatatctttaataattacaaaaaaaataacacatttaaaatttatattttaactaattataGTTCTAATGTCAAAATGGATCACataagtaataaattca from Apis mellifera strain DH4 linkage group LG4, Amel_HAv3.1, whole genome shotgun sequence includes the following:
- the LOC550671 gene encoding venom serine protease Bi-VSP, yielding MLIVCLTLIGLLQPLIHVVYAQDQCTTPNQEEGVCINLRSCQFLITLLEKEGLKVKNYLKQSLCRYENNDPFVCCPKNSGRESKIERENSYGPLLPPQCGFNNISHTRVVGGIPAKLGAWPWLTVLGFRSSLNPSQPRWLCGGSLISARHVLTAAHCAVRKDLYVVRIGDLDLSRDDDGAHPIQVEIEDKLIHPDYSTTTFVNDIAVLRLAQDVQFTEYVYPICLPVEDNLRNNNFVRNYPFVAGWGSTETRGPASDILLEIQLPVINNEQCKQAYSKFKAAEIDNRVLCAAYRQGGKDACQGDSGGPLMLPQHWYYYQIGVVSYGYKCAEPGFPGVYTRVTAFLDFIISALK